The Bacillus sp. SM2101 genome contains a region encoding:
- a CDS encoding M4 family metallopeptidase has protein sequence MKKRKIASALLATSLAFGTLFTPTIGVVSAKSLTEKASNEVKDKLKQQEKINKMKEKTLKANGKFKISWDEQKGVPRYISGKLSDRNMDISAFLEESKDIFNIEDGNFEIINTDTDDLGMTHYRTQFKIDGIPVYGAELIVHTDKSGIVTSLNGQVEPKLLNKKWSKSIKLSPKSAIEVAEQQLTFLPESNTYTAEPKSDLYLYNHENKWTPVYIVELQFLEPYIGREFFYIDAKNGDVLKSYNLIKHAAETGSGTGVFGDVKTINTYSENGSFYLIDATKPMLTNDTTEPILLDGVIRTHDASDGWKTGSIVSDLDNNFDSSNQNAAVDAHYYAGVVYDYYLDKHNRNSYDDKGSDIVSSVHVRDPDNLNAGWNNAAWVGTQMVYGDGDGTTFDPLSGSLDVVAHELAHAVTDFSADLEYQSQSGALNESFSDVFGILVEADYEGSPDWLLGEDVYTPGVDGDALRSMSNPTLYNQPAHMNNYQNLPVTREGDWGGVHINSGIPNKAFYNIATKIGLDKSGKIYYRALTKYLTSQSQFIDARNALLQASEDLYGDGSLEYNEVAKGYASVGIGSVADTNDTLEASYQLDPGETYSFTISSGTDIDYYRLNVEKAGQITVNLTNVPLDYDLYLYDSNGQILRKSVEAETSDESVVYSTSSPGTFYVEVVGWNGANSINPYSITATYPVIAEEQVPEGSKWFYEMVDYQTPHPYTNLYNDGFTFKKSGVKKVAVHFAYIETEKDYDFVHVKDKDGNIIASYDGTHEDFWVETDGDEISVVLVSDESVTAYGFIVDQVKYLNDSLIVD, from the coding sequence TGAAAGAGAAAACACTAAAAGCAAATGGTAAATTTAAAATTTCGTGGGATGAACAGAAAGGTGTTCCTCGTTACATTTCTGGTAAACTATCGGATAGAAATATGGATATTTCCGCTTTTCTCGAAGAAAGTAAAGATATATTTAATATTGAAGATGGAAATTTTGAAATTATTAATACCGACACAGATGACCTTGGCATGACACACTATCGCACTCAGTTTAAAATTGATGGGATACCCGTTTATGGTGCTGAATTAATAGTACATACCGATAAAAGTGGTATTGTAACTTCTTTAAACGGACAAGTAGAACCTAAATTATTGAACAAAAAATGGAGTAAGTCTATCAAACTATCACCTAAAAGTGCAATAGAAGTTGCTGAACAACAACTTACTTTCTTACCAGAAAGTAATACCTATACGGCTGAACCAAAAAGTGACCTTTATCTTTATAACCACGAAAATAAATGGACACCAGTCTATATAGTTGAGCTTCAATTTTTGGAACCGTATATTGGAAGAGAATTTTTTTACATTGATGCAAAAAACGGCGATGTACTAAAATCTTATAATCTTATTAAACATGCGGCAGAAACAGGAAGCGGTACAGGAGTTTTTGGTGATGTAAAAACTATTAATACCTATTCTGAGAATGGATCTTTCTATTTGATCGATGCTACAAAACCCATGTTAACAAATGATACAACTGAACCAATTCTATTAGATGGTGTTATTAGAACACATGATGCAAGTGATGGATGGAAGACTGGTTCAATTGTTTCAGATTTAGATAATAACTTTGATTCTTCTAACCAAAATGCAGCTGTTGATGCACATTATTATGCAGGAGTAGTTTATGATTATTATTTAGATAAACATAATCGAAATAGTTATGACGATAAAGGAAGTGATATCGTCTCAAGCGTTCATGTTAGAGACCCTGACAACTTAAATGCTGGGTGGAACAATGCAGCTTGGGTTGGTACACAAATGGTTTATGGTGATGGGGATGGCACAACGTTTGATCCATTATCAGGCTCATTAGATGTAGTGGCACATGAATTAGCACATGCAGTTACTGACTTTTCTGCCGATTTAGAGTATCAATCACAATCAGGAGCATTAAATGAATCATTCTCTGATGTGTTTGGAATTTTAGTAGAGGCAGATTATGAAGGGTCACCTGATTGGTTATTAGGAGAGGATGTCTATACTCCAGGTGTAGATGGCGATGCATTGAGAAGTATGTCTAATCCAACATTATATAATCAACCTGCTCACATGAATAACTATCAGAATTTACCTGTTACTAGAGAAGGTGATTGGGGAGGAGTACACATCAACAGTGGAATTCCAAATAAAGCCTTTTATAACATTGCAACAAAGATTGGACTAGATAAGTCTGGAAAGATATATTACCGTGCTCTAACAAAATATTTAACTTCTCAATCACAGTTCATTGATGCGCGAAATGCACTATTACAAGCTTCTGAAGACTTATATGGTGATGGTAGCTTGGAATATAATGAGGTTGCAAAAGGTTATGCATCTGTAGGTATTGGTAGTGTTGCTGATACGAACGATACCTTGGAGGCATCATATCAATTAGATCCAGGTGAAACTTATTCTTTCACAATTTCTTCTGGTACAGATATAGATTATTATCGTTTAAATGTAGAAAAAGCTGGTCAAATTACTGTTAATCTGACAAATGTCCCACTTGATTATGATCTTTATCTATATGATAGTAATGGACAAATTCTCAGAAAATCTGTGGAAGCTGAGACTTCTGATGAGTCAGTCGTTTATTCTACTTCATCACCAGGAACATTTTATGTTGAAGTTGTAGGGTGGAATGGTGCAAACAGTATTAATCCGTACTCAATTACTGCAACTTACCCTGTGATTGCAGAAGAACAGGTACCAGAAGGCAGTAAGTGGTTCTATGAAATGGTAGATTATCAAACTCCTCATCCATACACTAACTTGTATAATGACGGGTTTACCTTTAAAAAATCTGGAGTCAAAAAAGTAGCTGTGCATTTTGCTTATATTGAAACTGAAAAAGATTATGATTTTGTTCATGTAAAAGATAAGGATGGAAATATTATTGCTAGTTATGACGGTACTCATGAAGATTTTTGGGTGGAGACAGACGGCGATGAGATTAGTGTGGTGTTAGTGTCTGATGAAAGTGTTACAGCATATGGGTTTATCGTAGATCAAGTTAAATATCTTAATGACTCATTAATAGTTGATTAA